A single Streptomyces mirabilis DNA region contains:
- a CDS encoding GlxA family transcriptional regulator, which yields MLKNVAAVLLDGVHPFELGVVCEVFGIDRSDDGLPVYDFAVASAEGPTLTTHAGFSLTTEHGLERLESADLIALPAGNSYVSRSYPPELLDALHRATDRGARVLSVCSGVFVLGAAGLLDGRRCAVHWHHAEELTRQYPKAIVEPDVLYVDEDPVITSAGTAAGIDACLHIVRKEQGPEVANAIARRMVVPPHRDGGQAQYIERPLPRSTCDTVGEVLVWMERHLDREVTVEQLAARAHMSPRTFARRFQQETGTTPYRWILRQRVLLAQELLEASDETMDAIAGRTGFGTAAALRHQFVRSLGTTPQAYRRTFRGPRAA from the coding sequence ATGCTGAAAAACGTGGCCGCGGTCCTGCTCGACGGTGTGCACCCCTTCGAACTCGGGGTCGTCTGCGAGGTGTTCGGCATCGACCGCAGCGACGACGGCCTGCCCGTCTACGACTTCGCGGTCGCCTCCGCGGAGGGCCCGACCCTGACCACCCACGCGGGGTTCTCGCTGACCACCGAGCACGGCCTGGAGCGCCTGGAGAGCGCCGACCTCATCGCTCTCCCCGCCGGGAACTCCTATGTGTCCCGGTCCTATCCGCCCGAACTGCTCGACGCCCTGCACCGCGCCACGGACCGCGGCGCCCGGGTGCTCAGCGTCTGCTCCGGCGTCTTCGTGCTCGGCGCGGCCGGGCTCCTCGACGGGCGGCGCTGCGCCGTGCACTGGCACCACGCCGAGGAGCTCACCCGGCAGTACCCGAAGGCGATCGTCGAACCGGACGTGCTGTACGTGGACGAGGACCCGGTGATCACCTCGGCCGGCACCGCCGCCGGAATCGACGCCTGTCTGCACATCGTCCGCAAGGAACAGGGCCCCGAGGTCGCCAACGCCATCGCCCGCCGCATGGTGGTGCCCCCGCACCGGGACGGCGGGCAGGCCCAGTACATCGAGCGCCCGCTGCCCCGCTCCACCTGCGACACGGTCGGCGAGGTACTGGTGTGGATGGAGCGCCACCTCGACCGGGAGGTGACCGTCGAGCAGCTCGCGGCCCGCGCCCACATGTCCCCGCGCACCTTCGCACGCCGCTTCCAGCAGGAGACCGGCACCACCCCCTACCGCTGGATCCTGCGCCAAAGGGTGCTGCTGGCACAGGAGTTGCTGGAGGCGTCGGACGAGACGATGGACGCGATCGCGGGCCGCACCGGGTTCGGCACCGCGGCCGCGCTGCGCCACCAGTTCGTCCGGAGCCTGGGGACGACCCCGCAGGCCTACCGGCGCACGTTCAGGGGCCCGCGGGCTGCCTGA
- a CDS encoding cytochrome P450, translating into MTVESVKPAQPAAPQLPVPPLAGGGLPVLGHGWKLVRDPLGFLARLRDHGDVVRLKLGPKTVYALTSPALTGAMALSTDFKIDGPLWESLEGLLGKEGVATANGPRHRRQRRTIQPAFRLDIIPEYGPIMEEEARALAERMGSGEPVDCTSESFRVAVRIAARCLLRGEFMDERAERLSIALATVFRGMYRRMVIPAGPLYRLPFPANRKFDRALADLHLLVDEIVAERRASGQKPDDLLTALLEAKDENGEPIGEQEIHDQVVAILTPGSETVASTIMWLLQVLTEHPEHAARVAEEVKSVVGDRPVAFDDVRKLSYTNNVVVESMRLRPAVWILTRRAVTETELGGYRIPAGADIVYSPFAIQRDPRSYDGHLDFDPDRWLPERAKDVPKYAMSPFSVGNRKCPSDHFSMAQLSLITATVASRWRFEQVSESNDATRVGITLRPYRLLLRALPR; encoded by the coding sequence ATGACCGTCGAGTCAGTGAAGCCCGCGCAACCCGCGGCACCGCAGCTGCCCGTTCCACCCCTCGCCGGAGGCGGCCTGCCGGTCCTGGGTCACGGCTGGAAACTGGTCCGCGACCCGCTGGGCTTCCTCGCCCGGCTCCGCGACCACGGCGACGTCGTACGGCTCAAGCTGGGCCCCAAGACGGTGTACGCGCTCACCTCGCCGGCCCTCACCGGAGCGATGGCGCTCAGCACCGACTTCAAGATCGACGGACCCCTCTGGGAGTCCCTGGAAGGCCTGCTCGGCAAGGAGGGCGTCGCCACCGCGAACGGGCCCAGGCACCGTCGCCAGCGCCGCACCATCCAGCCGGCGTTCCGGCTCGACATCATCCCCGAGTACGGACCGATCATGGAGGAGGAGGCGCGGGCGCTCGCCGAGCGCATGGGGTCGGGCGAGCCCGTCGACTGCACCTCCGAGTCGTTCCGCGTCGCCGTGCGCATCGCGGCCCGCTGTCTGCTGCGCGGCGAGTTCATGGACGAGCGCGCCGAGCGCCTGAGCATCGCGCTCGCCACCGTGTTCCGCGGCATGTACCGGCGCATGGTCATCCCGGCGGGCCCGCTCTATCGGCTGCCGTTTCCGGCCAACCGCAAATTCGACCGCGCATTGGCCGATTTGCATCTCCTCGTCGACGAGATCGTCGCCGAGCGCCGCGCATCCGGTCAAAAGCCGGACGATTTGCTGACGGCATTGCTGGAAGCGAAGGACGAGAACGGCGAGCCGATCGGCGAACAGGAGATCCACGACCAAGTCGTAGCGATACTCACGCCCGGCAGCGAAACCGTGGCGTCCACGATCATGTGGCTGCTGCAAGTCCTCACCGAACACCCGGAACACGCCGCACGGGTGGCCGAGGAGGTCAAATCCGTCGTAGGGGACCGCCCCGTCGCATTCGACGACGTCCGGAAGCTGTCGTACACCAACAATGTCGTCGTCGAGTCGATGCGGCTGCGCCCCGCCGTATGGATTTTGACCCGGCGGGCGGTGACCGAAACCGAACTCGGCGGCTATCGGATTCCGGCCGGTGCCGACATCGTCTACAGTCCGTTCGCCATCCAGCGCGATCCGCGCTCGTACGACGGGCATCTGGATTTCGACCCCGACCGCTGGCTTCCGGAACGCGCCAAGGACGTCCCGAAGTACGCCATGAGCCCCTTCAGTGTGGGCAACCGGAAGTGCCCGAGCGACCACTTCTCGATGGCGCAGCTCAGCCTGATCACGGCGACGGTGGCGTCCCGGTGGCGGTTCGAGCAGGTCTCCGAGTCCAATGACGCGACCCGCGTCGGCATCACCCTGCGTCCGTACCGGCTGCTGCTGAGGGCCCTGCCGCGGTGA
- the cyc1 gene encoding epi-isozizaene synthase: MHAFSHGTSSTPTVVAVPPALSIPVIESAFPRQLHPYWPRLQENTRSWLREKRLMPADKVDEYADGLCYTDLMAGYYIGAPDEVMQAIADYSAWFFVWDDRHDRDVVHGRPGAWRRLRFQLHAALDSPREYLHHQDPLVAGFADSMVRLYSFLTKKWNARFARHFHAVIEAYDREFRNRVNVTVPTVEEYLELRRLTFAHWIWTDLLEPSAGSEIPTAVRNHFSYRRAALLSQEFAAWYNDLCSLPKEIAGDEVHNLGISLIRHEGLTLEEAVQNIRRRIEECIAEFLDAEKDLNRFADTLADGTVHGKELSLAVKACLGNMRNWFSSVYWFHHESGRYTVDSWDDRSTPPYVNNEAAGES; encoded by the coding sequence GTGCATGCATTCTCACACGGCACTTCATCGACACCGACTGTGGTCGCGGTTCCACCGGCGCTCTCTATCCCGGTGATCGAGTCCGCGTTTCCCCGTCAACTGCACCCGTATTGGCCGAGGCTCCAGGAGAACACACGTTCGTGGCTGAGGGAAAAACGCCTCATGCCGGCGGACAAGGTCGACGAATATGCCGACGGCCTTTGCTATACGGACCTGATGGCGGGCTACTACATTGGCGCCCCCGACGAGGTCATGCAGGCGATAGCCGACTACAGCGCGTGGTTCTTCGTCTGGGACGACCGCCACGACCGCGATGTCGTCCACGGCAGGCCCGGCGCCTGGCGGAGGCTCAGGTTCCAGCTGCACGCGGCTCTCGACTCCCCGAGGGAGTATCTGCACCACCAGGATCCCCTGGTCGCGGGGTTCGCGGACAGCATGGTGCGCCTGTACTCGTTCCTGACCAAGAAGTGGAACGCACGCTTCGCCCGGCATTTCCACGCGGTGATCGAGGCGTACGACCGGGAATTCCGCAACCGTGTCAACGTCACCGTGCCCACGGTCGAGGAATATCTGGAACTGAGGCGGCTCACCTTCGCGCACTGGATCTGGACCGACCTTCTGGAGCCGAGCGCGGGCAGTGAAATTCCCACCGCCGTGCGGAACCATTTCTCATATCGCCGGGCGGCCCTGCTGAGCCAGGAATTCGCCGCTTGGTACAACGACCTCTGTTCGCTCCCGAAAGAAATCGCGGGCGACGAGGTCCACAATCTCGGAATCAGCCTCATCCGCCACGAGGGGCTGACACTCGAAGAAGCGGTCCAGAACATCCGGCGGCGGATCGAGGAATGCATCGCCGAATTCCTCGACGCGGAAAAGGACCTCAACCGGTTCGCCGACACCCTCGCGGACGGCACCGTGCACGGCAAGGAATTGAGCCTCGCCGTGAAAGCGTGCCTCGGCAATATGCGGAACTGGTTCAGCTCCGTGTACTGGTTCCACCACGAGTCCGGCCGGTACACCGTCGACAGCTGGGACGACCGCTCCACACCCCCGTACGTCAACAACGAAGCGGCAGGTGAGTCATGA